In Solea senegalensis isolate Sse05_10M linkage group LG6, IFAPA_SoseM_1, whole genome shotgun sequence, one genomic interval encodes:
- the sfrp2 gene encoding secreted frizzled-related protein 2, which produces MSVFTSNVALLWLITIPCLEAIHGLYNFGQHDLFYKKNHCKPIPANLLLCHDIEYTEMRLPNLLGHETMNEVLQQASSWIPLVQKQCHPDTRKFLCSLFAPVCLDDLDEPIQPCRSLCESVKHGCAPVMSAFGFPWPKMLDCDRFPLDNDLCIPPAGMDNFVPATKEVPRVCDACKETDENDNEIVDNLCKNDFALKIKVKEISYINGDTKIVPETKSKTIYKLKGVTEHDLKKTVLWLKDGLQCICEEMNDINAAYLVMGQKMDGHLVITSLKRWQKGQREFKRISRSIRKLQC; this is translated from the exons ATGAGCGTCTTTACTTCAAACGTGGCATTGCTGTGGCTGATAACAATACCCTGCCTGGAGGCCATTCACGGATTATACAATTTTGGCCAGCATGACTTGTTCTACAAAAAGAATCACTGCAAACCAATCCCCGCAAACCTGCTCCTGTGCCACGACATAGAGTACACGGAGATGCGCCTCCCGAACCTGCTCGGACACGAAACCATGAATGAAGTTCTGCAGCAAGCTTCGTCGTGGATCCCGCTGGTCCAGAAACAATGTCACCCCGACACAAGAAAGTTCCTCTGCTCCCTCTTTGCTCCGGTGTGTCTGGATGATCTGGATGAGCCCATACAGCCGTGCAGGTCTCTGTGCGAGAGCGTCAAACACGGCTGCGCGCCCGTCATGTCCGCGTTTGGCTTCCCGTGGCCGAAGATGCTGGACTGCGACCGCTTCCCCTTAGACAACGACCTCTGCATACCACCTGCAGGCATGGACAACTTTGTGCCAGCCACGAAAGAAG TGCCCAGAGTGTGTGATGCTTGTAAGGAAACCGATGAGAACGACAACGAAATTGTTGACAACCTGTGTAAGAATGACTTTG CTCTGAAGATCAAGGTCAAGGAGATCTCCTACATCAACGGGGACACCAAGATAGTGCCAGAGACCAAGAGCAAGACCATCTACAAGCTGAAAGGCGTGACAGAGCATGACCTGAAGAAGACGGTGCTGTGGCTAAAGGACGGCCTGCAGTGTATCTGCGAGGAGATGAACGACATCAACGCCGCCTACCTGGTCATGGGCCAGAAGATGGACGGCCATCTGGTCATCACCTCGCTGAAGCGCTGGCAGAAGGGACAGCGCGAGTTTAAGAGGATTTCTCGCAGCATCCGCAAGCTCCAGTGTTAG